TAAACCAACAGAAAAGCAGTAACTTCAATATTTTGTAAAATGacaacacacaatatgaaaaagTAATATAATGAATGGGTACACTATAATAAATGGATAAAGAAGAATGATTATACGTGTaattattatatgagtatatatgagtgattaccatatgcagtaaaattactagattttattattattattattatgcttttAATAAACTGTACATATTTTATCACAACTTAGCGTGTTGGCTGACAGCAGCTCCTCAGTAGCCCTATAGTTACTCACCACAAGCCTACAATTGCTTTCCCGTTAAACACCTGTTGGTTTTATATGAATCCTGTTTCTCCAGCACAATGTTTgatactaaaagaaaaatattcaacaaATAAAGACTGCTTCAGATGAAAAAGTGTAATAAGGGAAAAGATTAACATTGAAATATTTCTTGAAAGTTTTAATCAATTACTTTATAGTAAAGAAACCAAAAGATTGCCTTCTGTGATAAATGCTATTTATTCATGCTTCTTGTCCCACCAGAAGAGTTCCATGCAGACATGACCACAGGTTGTCTCACAGCACTCCTTTTCTTTTGATCAGCTCAGCCCTCCTGACAGTGAACGTTCCCAGACTGCAGTAACGTGGCTTTACATATACACTAGAGACAAAATCTACAGTTAAATATTGTAACAGTAGAAAATGAAGATTATATGGGAGATTTTTAACCTAGTTTATATTTTACCAGTTACTGGTCTAGTGCACTGATGCCCACACCCATTGGAACAGCACTTAAAACCCCTTGAGCAGTCGCGGTCTGAAGAGCAGAACTCAGCACACAGTCCCACCCTCCCGTTGGTGCCAGGACACACTTCTAAGAAGGAAAGAGAACTCAATATTTGCAAATACTTTTTCAACAAAATGTCTACAAAATATGACTCAAggtaaaaacaatgttttctgCTTGATTTCAACATCCTTCCATGAGAAGATTCAACAGCTATTTCACCATTACTCACTAATAACAGGAGGGGCGCAGGCAAAGGTCCTGTCAAACAAACAGCATTTATGGTTTCCAGGACATTCGCTATCTTCCTGACAGTGTTGCCATATGATGCCATAAAAGATTCTTGGGCATTCACCTGGTTTTGgatgagacaaataaaaaacatatcaaCTGGATTAACATGAATGAAACTACCCAGAAACCAACTTGGTtgttaaattaaacaaacatccACCTTAAGGAAATGATAAACATTTGAGACTAAATGATCAAACCTTCTCTTGGAGGGGATATTGCATGAGACTGCAAAAATATGCTGGATACCAAAATCAGTGCACCTATTGTAGACCAGCGTCTCTCCATGTTCACCTAATGCAGGCTGAATGTGCTTCTGTACTCCTGTTGGGACAAATATATAAACCCTAGCCTGGGCAACACAGAGGGTTCATGGTCCTTGTGCCTGTTAATTACATCCCTCCAGATCTCCAGGGAGATGTGGCAACAGATCAAGTTTTCCCCAACAGCTACCATGACTCaactttgtttggtttttgataCAACTGCAAGTTGTCTTTGCACATTGCCATACACTAAGATAACATATACAggtaaaacttttgtttttgctctcaTTTTTCTTAGGCTGAACTCAAAGATCCAAGACTTTCTCTATGGACACAAAAGGCTTATTTCTCTCaaatattgtttacaaatctgTCTAAACCTGTGTAAGTGAGCACTTCTCCTTTGCCGAGATAATCCATCCACCTCACAGGTGTGGTGGCATATCAAGATGCTGTTCAGATGTTTACCTTATGCTTTCCaaattaaaatgtcactttaaaagtcagaaaaccagTCCTTTTGTTAAGGTTTACTAAATGATGATGTGACAACAATGATGACATCTACATTGCATGATTTTGAGCCATCAAAGATGAAAGATGACTATTCTCACAATTTTTTGGTCCTGAATGGTCTCACATCAGAGAGGTTAAAAGACAGCTAGTGTCATGATCCTGCATTCAAAGATAGCCTGCAAAAATTGTGTAAGGGTGTCAGATATTTGAGGATGACTATCTGCCAGTGTGAGCTAACTAACCAACCAATAGGAACATAACAATGAGTGATGTGTTGATCAATGAAACTCTGGTGCAATTAtgtgaaaaccaaaacacaccTAATCAGTGTAAAGATGGGCCACATAGGCTTAACAAGATCCAGTCAAGAAGAAAATcagttacagcagcatttaatttaatttaatttaatttaatttaatttaatttaatttaatttaatttaattttttaaatggtgttttaattttattttaaatatatttgttttggtGGTGAAATACTTAAAAGCAACAGACACTGTTATGGAGGTTAATCTTTAATTTGACCCATCTCTTTCATAGAAACCAGCATGATGTTTCGAATCTGTGCTGCTCTCCGCAGGTGCAGCTTGCTACaatgaagaaatgaatgaatattttatttaagtgtcaTACACTTACGTGCCCAGACCACACAGGCTTATATGACACTATTAGCATTCAAAAGAAGATGACCAACATATGAAGCATAAACTCATCCAAAAAGCAATTACACAAAACAAGTTCCTTTTAATCCAGGATACAGAGACCTTTGTCCAATTTTCCATGCCTTTTCCAAGGATCTTGTCAAACTATTTTTGTTGGGAACAATAACCAGGTGATCAGAAACACCCTGTGGGAAAAAAGTAATGTCATTCTAACTAACATTATTGTACTAACATGGTGGTCCTCTGTAAAGTAGAGATGTAACATACTATACAAGTACGTTTTAGTTTTCATAACTGATTTAAACCCAGACCACAATTTTAGCTTACAAAGTGCTTCCTCCTGATAAATCTACAAAACAGCACCATCTGCTGTACACTTCAAGAAACTGATCAGCTGCAGGTCTAAACAGGTCCTGAACCTATGATCTCTTTCCTAATATAAGTTCTCCTGATGTTATCTAGAAAGCTCTGACAAGTTACAGTGTGGACATAGAACATTTGAGGGTGTCCTGGTGTCTTCCAGTGTCTGGAACTGGGACCTTACCAATAAATCCTTTGGGTGGGTTGCTGGGTTGTGAGGTTGGAACTTTGTGGATTGGGTTTTCTTCTTACAGATGAAATCAGATCTCATCAGATTGTTTTCTGGGGAGTTTGGAGGTAcagacttgttttattttttttttatttattttttttttttgttgcccTTCCACAGCTGTTTTTGTGGGGCCCACAGCTTCTTTCAAAATGCTACTTTGGGTGGTGTGATCTGTGAGTGGTACACATTGATAAAACTGGGACTCATAACTTTATAGACAGGTTGCTGTTTGCAATCACAAAACTTTTTCTTGCAACAATGTCAACAATAACAGTTTATTTGACAGTTTTCAGAAACATTCACTTTATTGAAAATATATAACTATATTTTGACGAATACAGAAAGTTATTCAGGAAGTCAAGATGCAGATTTCCAAGTAGAAGACTccatgttattatttttaattacgTAGTTTTCCTGACAGAGATTATCACTTTGTATTGTAGTGGCTCTATAGCTCTTATATAAGTTTAAGGATTCTCAGTCCTCTATAGGAATGAATGCCCAGTCTACCAAGAATATATTTGAGTTCAATATATCTGTGCAACAGCCAGATAGTCCAAGGTGcacatatttattttgcttttatagaCTGAACATGGACATTGTGAAACACCAAACAAGCTTCACAGAGTGATGGGGAGCGTCAACGGCTTATCTTACTGTCCatacatataataaaataaacagtattATAACCTGTTACTGTGAGGAAGTTAGTAAAAATGACAGTAATTGTGAGACTGATTTAAACTGCAACATGATGCACCTCAATTCCTGAGTAGAGATCATCACCTTTGGTCTTGTTCTGGATTTTTGACCTTCTGTTTGGCATCTCTCTGCCAGGagagataagataaaataaaaacataaagtcaCAGTGACTTGTCACAATGACACCCTGTCAAACCCACGCAGTAACTCTAAAACTTGCTATGAACAATCAGTCGTAACCTTAACacagaaatatttctttataaagtATACTTCTGCTATAGTTTATCACCTGACATGATAAATTCTGCTCTGTATGAGTTTTAGGACATGAGAATAGAATGAATCACGAAAACTAAACAGTAAAAAATTACAAAAGCTGAACATATTATTGAGCACTGTAtcaacacacacctgaatgttcCAGACCTGCAAACTGCTAAAGCATCTACTTTTATAGAGGTGGTCACACTTGTTGGTGATCATTATTCAAATATTAAACTAGCTGCACCAGGCTGCTACTTTGCCTTTTGAATTTCTATGACAGTAATAAGAGTATGGTTTTATacactgtttctgcattttggcttatttttttgctgaataaaacaatGTAATGTCTAATGTGTTGTTCATCTGAAGTTATATAATAacctcattttaagacctgatGGAAACAAgactttttgttattgttgcttttattaaattattattacttttttttttttttactctcctGACACCTAAACCTTTAGAAATAATAGTGTGTACCTTCATTTTTACACGACTATGTGCAAGTTATTCAGCTGGATTATGGTCCATTTTAGTGTAATGTTTCTAAAAACActtcagataaataagaaagcATGCCTGCTTGCACTGGCAGTCCTCCTTTAAACTAACAGCCCTATGGTGCCACGTAGTTGTCAGTTGTTTACCAATAAATATCatttcaaaaacacacaaacaagtttTGCACTTACAAccatatatttagatttttttctttacctctgCTGCAGGTAATAAAAAAGAGGTTCCAAAATGTGTTATTTAAGGTTTACATAAAGATCAGACCTTTGTTATGAATAATCATTTTGTACATCTAAACCAGTTGTATTGATTAATTACATCACAGCTTTCAgaacatttactttatttaaaagattcACTGCATTTTGTCacacttttttaattattatattattagcattattttaaacttatgaaattattatGCAACATTATAATgcaataatgaaaaaaacatcaaaacttctTGCTCATCTCTTCAGATAGTCTTCTTTGCAATCAATGATaatctttccttcctttttttcacTAATGCTCTCACCTGAAATGGTCAAAAAGAATGTCTGTTATAATCACCAATTACCAGTAAGGTGAAACATTTATAGACTATAACAGTATAtaagaatgtatgtatgtatatatatatatatatatataaatgacacAATATGGAGTGTGTAAATTACACATTGTTACACACTGATATCACATGTGGTAGTAGTAATAGTAAAAACTTACAGTTGTGTTATAAAGTTAGATATGTGaagctttattttaattttagacAAAAGTAGTTTAAGTATGAAATTGATAAAAGTCTACTTTCTCCTCAAAGGATCAACCTAAGAGTTGACTACACAGATACGGTGCATACCTCAGATGCTGATTGTCCAGCTAGATGGGCTCTTTGCAGGCAAAACCACAAAACTGTAAGCAGCACTTTTCATGTCCATCACAGTGCGTATCATCACTGCAGTGCCTTTCACAGTGGTGATTTGGTAGACCACAGTGACCTGGCTTCACTGATGCACCAAAGACAAAAGCACTCAGTCAAAAATTAGTCCAATACATAAGGGgtatttgggatttttttttaccactttgtTTATGTCTCACCTATTCTTGGTGCCATGCACTCATATCCACATCCATTGAAGCAGCATTTTCTACCATGTAGACAGTGGCGATCATCagcacacagatgaaaacaattCCCTATATTCCTGAAATGTGGACACTCCGCCTTTACTGAGAGGAAAGATTACAGACAGAttggaaataaaaagttatgaaagtgcagctttgtGATATCCTGTCCAGGCTTAATTTCCACATCACTTTATCCTCTAAAATCGAACAAAAGAGTTAACCGTATTTTGGCTCTTACTGAAAACAGGAGGCAAACAGATATTCCCATAGAAATATTCACAGCACTTGTGGTCGTCAGGACAGTCTTCATCACACTCACACCCCAGACGTGATGGAATGCTGTTAAGGTGGCGTGGGCATTGGCCTGGTTTTGAATGGGTCcctgataaaaaaagaagcaatgaAGCAGAAAGTATTAATCTCTGGGTTAGGATTAATAAAGAAGCCTGGATACTt
This region of Melanotaenia boesemani isolate fMelBoe1 chromosome 13, fMelBoe1.pri, whole genome shotgun sequence genomic DNA includes:
- the LOC121652054 gene encoding WAP four-disulfide core domain protein 3-like, whose translation is METHWSTLGALILSFGVLVQPFHIHIGTHSKPGQCPRHLNSIPSRLGCECDEDCPDDHKCCEYFYGNICLPPVFIKAECPHFRNIGNCFHLCADDRHCLHGRKCCFNGCGYECMAPRIVKPGHCGLPNHHCERHCSDDTHCDGHEKEMPNRRSKIQNKTKGDDLYSGIEVNMERRWSTIGALILVSSIFLQSHAISPPREGECPRIFYGIIWQHCQEDSECPGNHKCCLFDRTFACAPPVIKVCPGTNGRVGLCAEFCSSDRDCSRGFKCCSNGCGHQCTRPVTVYM